One segment of Acropora muricata isolate sample 2 chromosome 8, ASM3666990v1, whole genome shotgun sequence DNA contains the following:
- the LOC136926637 gene encoding fibulin-1-like, with protein sequence MAFNTHALQFIFQEECRKYNNTFCKIIHGSNKCLCKPGYQGFYQNCTDEDECISGKHQCNAHADCTNTMGSYLCKCKLGFMGDGVFCKELHECKNPSKSGECHPTLAKCVDFPGGYKCECKVGYHGDGIKNCTLTDECELNIHECHKWATCINTRKSYECSCNKGYEGNGFTCKDVDECASNQNDCGFNKDGIECVNTNGSYMCACREGFTGDGKTCTNIDECKTGAHDCAKNAICTDREGSFSCKCTPGFYGNATEICVDMDECSSSHENKCSKYATCINNHGSYECRCKKGFDGDGFNCQDFDECSSSDENKCLNATCINNHGSYECRCKEGFDGDGFNCLGIKCHLVHSEFVTSCGGVPNEEKYLFGGESSRLSSKPSPM encoded by the exons ATGGCTTTTAACACACATGCTCTTCAATTCATATTTCAGGAAGAGTGCAGAAAGTACAACAATACTTTCTGCAAAATAATCCATGGCAGCAACAAATGTTTATGTAAGCCAGGATATCAAGGCTTTTACCAAAATTGCACAGATGAAGATGAATGCATTTCTGGAAAACACCAATGCAATGCACATGCAGATTGCACAAACACAATGGGTTCTTACCTCTGCAAATGCAAATTAGGCTTTATGGGCGATGGAGTATTCTGCAAAGAGTTACACGAGTGCAAAAACCCATCG AAGAGCGGTGAATGTCATCCAACACTCGCCAAATGCGTGGACTTTCCAGGTGGATACAAATGCGAATGCAAAGTGGGCTATCATGGAGATGGAATCAAAAACTGTACGCTCACTGATGAATGTGAGCTTAATATCCACGAGTGCCACAAATGGGCCACTTGCATCAACACACGAAAAAGCTATGAATGCAGCTGCAACAAAGGTTATGAAGGAAATGGATTCACCTGTAAGGACGTTGATGAATGCGCCAGCAACCAGAATGACTGCGGCTTCAACAAAGATGGTATTGAGTGTGTTAACACCAACGGGTCGTACATGTGTGCTTGTCGAGAAGGTTTCACTGGGGATGGGAAGACGTGTACCAACATTGACGAGTGTAAGACTGGTGCTCACGACTGCGCCAAAAATGCCATCTGCACTGATCGGGAGGGAAGTTTCTCCTGCAAATGCACACCTGGTTTCTATGGAAACGCAACAGAGATATGCGTTG ATATGGATGAATGTTCGTCTTCGCACGAAAACAAATGCTCGAAGTATGCTACTTGTATCAACAACCATGGCTCCTATGAATGTCGTTGCAAAAAGGGTTTTGATGGAGATGGATTCAACTGTCAAG ATTTCGATGAATGTTCGTCTTCCGATGAAAATAAATGCTTAAATGCTACTTGTATCAACAACCATGGCTCCTATGAATGTCGTTGCAAAGAGGGTTTTGATGGAGATGGATTCAACTGTCTAGGTATTAAATGCCATTTAGTTCATTCAGAATTTGTAACTAGTTGTGGGGGTGttccaaatgaagaaaaatactTGTTTGGAGGTGAGAGCTCTCGCCTCTCAAGTAAACCGTCACCGATGTAA